GACCACCGGATCTACGACCTCGCGCACGCCGCCGCCGACGACGCCCCGGGCGTCGACCTCGACGCGTTCAAGCGGCGGTTCCGCTCACTCGGCGACGACCCCTCCGCGAGCGACTACCGGAAGGCGCTCGTCGACGCCACGCGAGCGTACGTTGTCGGCGATTCCGGCGGGGGCGTCGCTGCCGACTGAGCGGGAGTAAAACGGGGAAAAGAGACGGCAAAAAAAATCGAACCGCGGGTGCGAACGGTCTACCGTGCCGCTTCGGCGACGCGCTCGGACTCCTCTTTCTGACCGATGGCGTACGACTGAACGTCGTAGTCGGCCGCGCCGATGAGGACCTGCGCGAGCGCCTCGTCGGCGCTCTGCGGCGACTTGTAGGAGCCGCGCTGGGTACCCTCGGCGATGAACTTCAGCGCCTGGTCGACGCGGCGCTGGGGCGCGACGTCGACGGCCTGCGGGACCGAGATGCCGCCGTACTTCAGGCGGACGGTCTCCTCTCGGGGCGCGGCGTTCTCGACCGCGCGGACGAGCACCTGCACCGGGTTCTCCTCGGTGCGCTCGTGGACGCTCTCGAAGGCCTGCTTGACGATCTTCATCGTCTTCTGCTTGTGGCCCGTGTTCTCCTCGGTCTGCATCAGGCGGTTGACGAGGCGCTCGACGATGCTGAGTTCGGACTTCTGGAACTGTTTCGAGGCGTGTCGCCCCATCGTGTGCGCGATGGGCGTGACGTTGATGTAGCGCTCCGTCGAGGGGTCCGAGTACTCGATCTCGGTGACGTCCCAGACGCCGAACAGTTGCGCGTTCGTCTCCGCTTCCTCGCTGTCGGCCGGGGCATCCGGCTCGGGGGCTTCGCTTTCGGACATCTTAGCGCACCGGTTTCTCTGCGTTGCCGCGGACCAGTTCGATCATCGAGACGCCGTTGACCTTCTCGACCTTGTAGTTCACGCCGGAGAGGTCGCCCATCGCACGACCCTTCGCGCCGCCGATACCGGCGATCGTGACCTCGTCGTGCTCGTCGATGAAGGAGATCGCGCCGTCACCGGGACAGAAGGCGGTGACCTGCTTCCCGTTCTTGATGAGCTGCACTCGGACGCACTTTCGGATGGCCGAGTTGGGCTGTTTCGCTTCGATACCGACCTTCTCGAGGACGATCCCGCGTCCCTGCGGGGCCCCCTCGAGGGGGTCGGACTTCGCGCCGAGACCGCGTTCGCGTCGCGCGTACTCCGAGTCGGACCAGCGTCGCTTCTGCCGGTCCTGCTTGAGTTTTCGCGCGGCGTATTTGCCGTTCGCCATAGTGAGCCTGAGTTCCCGGTGGAGCTACTTAAGCCTCCCTTTTCGGATCCGACGAGACGGCCGCAGGGCGGATTAGCGACCCCTAAGAACGGATCTGAGGCCGTCGTTTCGATTCCGGTTACGGTCACTCGTCGGTGGAGAGCGACTGAACGGCACGGAGAGCGTTTCGTTTCGCTCCCGGTCTCCCGACCGCTTTCGCTGGCAGCTTGCAGCGTCGGCGCGTCCCGACTCACGCCGTCGGATCGGCGTCCGTTCCCTCCGTGTTCACGCCGTCGGACTCGGTGACCGAGTCGTCGACGGCGACGTCGAGTTCGCCGCTGAGTTCGTGTCCCGAGGGCGGCCCGAGCGTCAGCCCCACCTCGTCGAAGCGGCGCTTCACGCGGCGACGGAAGTCCGAGCGAAGCGTCACGAGGTCCATATCCATCGGGTCCTCGACCCAGAAAATCGCCTGGACCCGAACCGAACTGCCCTCGAACGAGACGAGCGTCGCGGTCGGGGTCGGGTCCTCGAGAACGCGGTCGTCGGTCCCGGCCACCTCGGCGAGCTCGCGGAGCGCCAACTCCACGTCGTCGCCGTACGCGACGTCGACCGTCTCCGTGATGCGGAACTGATCCCGGCCGTACGGTCGGGTGAGCGCGTTCGCCGTCAACTCCGTGTTCGGGACGGTGATCGTCTCGTTGTTCGGCGTCCGAACGCGGGTGACGCGGAAGTCGATCTCCTCGACGACGCCCTCGCCGCCGGGCCAGGCGATCCAGTCGCCGACGTTGAAGTCGGGATCGGAGACCAGGAACAGCCCGCTGGTGAGCGAGCCGACGACGTCCTGACTCGCCGCGCCGACGACGAGTGTCAGCGCGGCGACGACGATCGAGAGGTTCGTCAGGATGGACCACAGGCCCGCGCCGGCGATCCCGACGAGCCCTGCGATCGCGACGACGAGGGCGTGTGCGTACGTCCGCGTCGCCGTCGCGATCGTGGGATTGTTCCGGTTCCGCGCGGAGACGACTCGGACGACGAGCGGGACGACGACGAGGCGGCCGAGCGAGTACGCCACCGCCGCGGCGACGACGAATCCGAGGACGCCGCGAGCCAGGTCGGCGTACGACTCGGTGACGACCCCGTCGAACAGTCCGGGCGGAACGATCTGGGTCGTCCCCGCCAGAACCGGCCCGAACAGTTCGGAGAGCACGACCGGACAGACGGGGACCGAGACAAAAAGTGTGGCGTGGAAGCGGGAGCCCGGATTCCGACCGGGGCCGGTCGACAGGAAGCGGGATCCCGGTCGGAGGCGGCAGTCGAACGCGGCTACGTCAACTGGATGTCGTCGATCTCGTGGTGCCGCTCGGCGAGCGTCCGCGCCGTCTCGATGTTCTGTCCCTCCGCGCCGATGGCGACGCCGCGGTCGGCGTCTGGCACCTCGGCGTAGGCGATCCGCTCGCCGCCCTGTTCGGAGAGCGTCACGTGTCGGACGGCCGCGGGCGCGAGCGCGCTCTCGACGAACGCGACCGGCGTGTCGGCGTCCTCGACGAGTTCCACGTCGCGGCCGATCGACTCTTCGACCGCGCGGACGTGGTCGCCGCCGGGACCGATCGCCGTGCCCATCTCGCCGGCCGCGACGAGGATGACGATCCGCTCGTCGTAAACTAAGCAGTCGCGGGCCGTCGCGCCCGTCTCGTCCTCGAAGCGGGCGATGTACTGGCGCGCGTCGTCCGACAGCGTGATCCGCATCGGTCAGTCGTCCGCGGGATCGAGTTCGACGCCGCCGTCGGCCTCGATCGATCCCATCCGGAGGTCGACGTCGCCCGTCCCGATCGAGACGGGTTTGCCGACGATGACGTTCTCGATGACGCCGTCGAGGTCGTCCTCCTCGCCGTGGACCGCCGCGTCGAGCAGGTGGTTGACCGTCACCTCGAACGCGGCGCGGGCGAGGACGGAGTCCTTCGAGCCCGAGATGCCGTGGCGACCGATCGATTCGATCTCGCCGCGGTTCGTCATGATGTCGGCGACGAGCATCAGGTGCCGGATGTTCACGTCGTCGAGACCCTGCTCGCGCAGCGTCTCCATCGTCTCGTTGATGATGGTCTCGCGGGCGGCCTCGACGCCGAGGTTGCGGTAGACCTCGTGGATGTTGTTACTCGTCGTCCGCGTCGCGTCGACGCCCTCGATCGTGAGGACGTCGCCGAAGGCCGAGCCCTCGGTGTAGAGGACGAACTCCTCGCCCTCGGTCCGCTCGTTGTCCTCCTTGCGGATGACGACGCGCGAGATGTCCTCGAGTCCCTTGAAGACGATCTCGCGCAGTTCCTCAACGAGTTGGAGCAGTCGACGGTAGCTCGGCTCGTCGGGGCCGAACTCGATGAGCGTCTCCGAGCGACGCGTGCTGACGCCGAGGGAGTCCTCGATCGTCTCGGCGATCTCTTGGGCGACGGTGTCGACGCTGTCGACGGTCGGCCAGCGCTCCTCGAGCGTCTCCTCGTTGAGGTCGACCTGCACGACCATATCCGCGACGTTCGTCGAAATGTCCCCGAGCGCGAGGATCTTCGTCGCCTCCATCTGCCAGACGACCTCGTGGGCGCGCTCGCGGTTCTCGGCGTACTCGTCTTCGAGGTGGACCGTCATCATCGGCGTGTCGGGCGTCTTCCGCGCGTCGACCAGTTCGATGAGTCGCGGCAGCCCCTGCGTGACGTCGATCTCGGCGACGCCCGCGTAGTGGAACGTGTTCATCGTCATCTGCGTTCCGGGCTCGCCGATCGACTGCGCGGAGACGGTCCCGACGGGATCGTGGGCCTCGACGCGGGAGTCCTCGTAGCGCGAGGAGATCGCCTGTGCGATCTCCTCGGCCTGTTCGAGTTCGACCCCGCCGCGGTCCTCGATCGTCTCGTAGATTCGGTGCCGGAGGCTCTCGGGCAGGTTGTGGTCCCGCACGATGGCCTCGATGTCGTCGGTGACGTACTCGTACTCCTCAGTCATCTGACTCCACCCCCAGGTTCCGCGCCTTGTCCAGTCCGGGACCGGCGTACTCGGAGATGTTCGTCGGCTGTTCCTGCCGCCCGAGGAACCGCTCTTTCTCTTCCTCGGAACTGAACTCCGCGTCCAGAATCCGGTCGGCGACGTTCTCGACGTCGATCGGGTTGTCCTCCGAGGAGGAGACCTTCACGGGCGAGGTGCCGTCCTCGCCGAACTCGAACTGGACGACCGTCCCCGACGTGTCGCGGACGGTGCCGTCGTACTGCGCCTCAAGTTCCGAGAGCGCGTTGATCAGCCGACGCTGCAGGTACCCGGACTTCGACGTCCGAACCGCGGTGTCGACCAGGCCCTCGCGGCCGCCCATCGCGTGGAAGAAGAACTCCCGCGGGGTGAGGCCGCCGCGGTAACTGTTCTCGACGAACCCGTGCGCCTCCGCCGAGAGGTCGTTCGGCTGGTAGTGGCTGAGGGTCCGCCCCTCGTAGCCGCGGTTGATCCGCTCGCCGCGAACCGCCTGCTGGCCGACGCAGCCGGCCATCTGCGTGAGGTTCAGCATCGACCCACGCGCGCCGGATCGAGCCATCACGACCGCCGGGTTGTCGTCCTGGAAGTGGTCCTCCGCGATCTCGCCGGCGGAGTCGCGCGCCTTGCCGAGCTGCTGCATAATCTTCATCTCCAGGGTCTCGTCGACCGTCCGACCCGGCAGCGACTCGAGCTCGCCGGCCTCGTAGATCTCGATGAGCTCCTGGACGCGGTCGTAGGCGTTGCCGATCGCCTCGTCGACCTGCTCGTTGGCCTCGCCCGGGATCGACTCGTCGTCGATCCCGATCGAGAACCCGAAGTGCATGATCGCGCGCATCGCCAGCGAGGCGACCTCGTTGACGAACACGCGCGCCCGGGTCTTCGAGTGCACCTTCGCCAGGGTGTCGACGACCTCGCCGCCGAACGCGCCGACGGCGTCCTCGTCGATGGTGCCCGAGATCAGCTGGCCGTCCTCGATCACGACCTCGTCACCCGCCGAGGAGGTGAAAGAGAGGTTCAGGTCCTCGGGGAGGAGTTCGCTGAAGAGCTGTCGCCCGGTCCAGTACGGTTGGCCGGTCTCGTCCTCGCCGGCCGGCTCCGGCAGGGTGTCGATGCTCGTCGCCCGAAGCAGGTCGAGCGCCTGCGTCTCGGTGAACTCCGGATTGCCGTTGGTGAGGAGGTAGGTACCCGAGATGTGGTCCTGGATCGCGCCGATGATGTTCTCGCCGAAGCGCGGGCTCAGGAGCTGCTCCTGCACGCGCATCAGGACGCGGGCCTCCGCCCGCGACTCCTCCGTCTGCAGGGCGTGCATGTTCATCTCGTCGCCGTCGAAGTCGGCGTTGTACGGCGGACAGACGACGGTGTTGAGCCGGAACGTCTTGTACGGCATCACCACGACCTCGTGCGCCATAATCGACATCCGGTGCAGCGACGGCTGGCGGTTGAAGATCACGATGTCGCCGTCGATGAGGTGTCGGTTGACCTCCCAGCCGGCGTCGATCTTCTCGGCGAGTTCCTCGCAGTTCTTCTCGGTGACCTTCAGGCGACGCCCGTCGGGGCGCTTGACGTAGTTCGCGCCGGGGTGACCCTCCGGACCGTTCTGGACGTAC
This portion of the Halobellus litoreus genome encodes:
- a CDS encoding 30S ribosomal protein S7 encodes the protein MSESEAPEPDAPADSEEAETNAQLFGVWDVTEIEYSDPSTERYINVTPIAHTMGRHASKQFQKSELSIVERLVNRLMQTEENTGHKQKTMKIVKQAFESVHERTEENPVQVLVRAVENAAPREETVRLKYGGISVPQAVDVAPQRRVDQALKFIAEGTQRGSYKSPQSADEALAQVLIGAADYDVQSYAIGQKEESERVAEAAR
- a CDS encoding DNA-directed RNA polymerase subunit A': MQTPKEIGAIQFGLMDPETYRDMSATKIITADTYDDDGYPIDMGLMDPRLGVIDPGLECRTCGSHSGSCNGHFGHIELAAPVIHVGFTKLIRRLLRSTCRECGRLSLTAEEQDEFREGLQRNEELGEDWTDVLKSAVRQARKASRCPHCGAPQHDIKHEKPTTYYEVQDVLAGDYSERIASAMQPDPDEDDGGMSPSELAEESGLDLGRVNDILSGEFRPVGEDRKKLEKALDVDLTEEDMNKLMPSDIRDWFEDIPDEDIETLGIDPSRSRPEWMILTVLPVPPVTARPSITLDNGQRSEDDLTHKLVDIIRINQRFMENREAGAPQLIIEDLWELLQYHVTTFVDNEISGTPPARHRSGRPLKTLSQRLKGKEGRFRGSLSGKRVNFSARTVISPDPTLSLNEVGVPERVAREMTQTMNVSERNLGRAKQYVQNGPEGHPGANYVKRPDGRRLKVTEKNCEELAEKIDAGWEVNRHLIDGDIVIFNRQPSLHRMSIMAHEVVVMPYKTFRLNTVVCPPYNADFDGDEMNMHALQTEESRAEARVLMRVQEQLLSPRFGENIIGAIQDHISGTYLLTNGNPEFTETQALDLLRATSIDTLPEPAGEDETGQPYWTGRQLFSELLPEDLNLSFTSSAGDEVVIEDGQLISGTIDEDAVGAFGGEVVDTLAKVHSKTRARVFVNEVASLAMRAIMHFGFSIGIDDESIPGEANEQVDEAIGNAYDRVQELIEIYEAGELESLPGRTVDETLEMKIMQQLGKARDSAGEIAEDHFQDDNPAVVMARSGARGSMLNLTQMAGCVGQQAVRGERINRGYEGRTLSHYQPNDLSAEAHGFVENSYRGGLTPREFFFHAMGGREGLVDTAVRTSKSGYLQRRLINALSELEAQYDGTVRDTSGTVVQFEFGEDGTSPVKVSSSEDNPIDVENVADRILDAEFSSEEEKERFLGRQEQPTNISEYAGPGLDKARNLGVESDD
- a CDS encoding mechanosensitive ion channel family protein, which translates into the protein MAGTTQIVPPGLFDGVVTESYADLARGVLGFVVAAAVAYSLGRLVVVPLVVRVVSARNRNNPTIATATRTYAHALVVAIAGLVGIAGAGLWSILTNLSIVVAALTLVVGAASQDVVGSLTSGLFLVSDPDFNVGDWIAWPGGEGVVEEIDFRVTRVRTPNNETITVPNTELTANALTRPYGRDQFRITETVDVAYGDDVELALRELAEVAGTDDRVLEDPTPTATLVSFEGSSVRVQAIFWVEDPMDMDLVTLRSDFRRRVKRRFDEVGLTLGPPSGHELSGELDVAVDDSVTESDGVNTEGTDADPTA
- a CDS encoding NusA-like transcription termination signal-binding factor; the encoded protein is MRITLSDDARQYIARFEDETGATARDCLVYDERIVILVAAGEMGTAIGPGGDHVRAVEESIGRDVELVEDADTPVAFVESALAPAAVRHVTLSEQGGERIAYAEVPDADRGVAIGAEGQNIETARTLAERHHEIDDIQLT
- a CDS encoding 30S ribosomal protein S12, translated to MANGKYAARKLKQDRQKRRWSDSEYARRERGLGAKSDPLEGAPQGRGIVLEKVGIEAKQPNSAIRKCVRVQLIKNGKQVTAFCPGDGAISFIDEHDEVTIAGIGGAKGRAMGDLSGVNYKVEKVNGVSMIELVRGNAEKPVR
- the rpoA2 gene encoding DNA-directed RNA polymerase subunit A''; its protein translation is MTEEYEYVTDDIEAIVRDHNLPESLRHRIYETIEDRGGVELEQAEEIAQAISSRYEDSRVEAHDPVGTVSAQSIGEPGTQMTMNTFHYAGVAEIDVTQGLPRLIELVDARKTPDTPMMTVHLEDEYAENRERAHEVVWQMEATKILALGDISTNVADMVVQVDLNEETLEERWPTVDSVDTVAQEIAETIEDSLGVSTRRSETLIEFGPDEPSYRRLLQLVEELREIVFKGLEDISRVVIRKEDNERTEGEEFVLYTEGSAFGDVLTIEGVDATRTTSNNIHEVYRNLGVEAARETIINETMETLREQGLDDVNIRHLMLVADIMTNRGEIESIGRHGISGSKDSVLARAAFEVTVNHLLDAAVHGEEDDLDGVIENVIVGKPVSIGTGDVDLRMGSIEADGGVELDPADD